The Brassica rapa cultivar Chiifu-401-42 chromosome A10, CAAS_Brap_v3.01, whole genome shotgun sequence genome segment CATCTCCTTTTGAACCTTTAGACGCTATCATTGCCAAGTTTCAAGCTGTAGGCCTTAACGTCACCGACGTCGTAGCTTTGTCAGGTTTTAACTCTTTTCTCCAGTCACATTTTTTTTGTGGGTATTATTGTCCTCTAACTACATGTCACTTATGCATTTACTCATTTATCATTACAAAGGAGCTCACACCTTTGGACAAGCAAAATGTGATCTCTTCAGAAACCGGTTGTTCAACTTTACTGGCCAGGGATCTCCGGATGCAACACTTGAAACGACACTCTTGTCTGATCTGAGAACAGTTTGTCCCATAGGAGGAAATGGAAACGTAACAGCTCCCCTTGATAGGAACTCTACGGACGTCTTCGACAACAATTATTTCAAGAACCTCCTCCAAGGGAAAGGTCTTTTGAGTTCGGATCAGATTCTGTTCTCCAGTGACTTGGCCGTGAATACAACAAAAAGACTTGTGGAGGCTTATAGTCAGAGCCAGAGCTTGTTTTTCAGGGACTTCACTTGTTCGATGATCAGAATGGGTGGTATTATGAATCCTATCAATGGATCGAGTGGGGAGGTTAGGAAAAACTGTAGAGTTATTAATAACTAGtgtgtgttcttttgctttTCTGCTATGTTTGGGTGTTGGTCATCAGTCCTCGTGTGTGTATCAAAATGATCTCGTGTGTAATAATAAGAAGTTAATGGGTTTGTTTAACTGTTTGTTTTTGTGGAGAtccatatattattttgaatattacCGGTTTTGAAGTCAAAGAGGACTTCAAAATATATCCTTATTAATTAGTATTAATTATTATACGAATGACACATAAACCAGATAATTCATCTGTTTTAATAGAAACATTATTAGCTACATATCATTACAGAAAACAGTCTATAATTAATGAGAAATCACTATTTAGATAGCTAAGCAATGAACATAATTAGTGCTACCAGTCCGTGCATAATGGTCGGCTACGATGGTGAAGGATCTATGATGTCTGTCACAATTTAACGTTGATGAGTAGATATTTTGTGGTGATGAATAAATCGATCGTTTACTAGTTCAATGACTAAATCACATCACATAGGTGCAACTTGCAAGTGCTTCTCATGAATAAGATGGTGTCATTATCAAATGCTTCGCACATGAGCCGGTATTTGTGATCTGAAAACAAAAAGGCAGGCAAAATTCTAAACTTCTAGTCTTCGTGGAATTCATCAACGAATATCCGTGCAGATGAAAACGACCATGTCCAATCATTTCGAGAAAACTGGCTCCACTTTGATCGCTTCAAACAAGTACACGACTTTGAAAACAACGCGGAAAGAATAGTATGCATGATCAAATTTCAACAAATCATTAGTAATAATGTTCGCGGAGTTTTTGTAATATTATTGTTGACGTTGCtttgtttataattaattttttgtttaatcgTTTTACTATaattcataaaatcatatttaaatcTTTTATGTTTCTATTTATTTCAAATCTTAAATTTTGTCACTATCAGATTTATAAATGTTAATTGAATTAGATAAGTGacatggaaaattttcattaagTAAAGGTAATTAGCATTTAAGTTTTCACATGGGCTATGTTATTTTAGCgctatcaaataaaataatatgattaattagGTGGTATATctatataaaacattttcagTACATGTGAAGGTTTATGAATGATGTACATTAACTCAGACATGTGACTTGTGACATTTGATTAGGCCGTTTTTTGTGACTAATGGGTATCAATAGTTCATAGTCGTGAGTTATAGTATTTGTTAAAAATAGTCTATAGTCGTTGATTGACCAAAAAACAAATACCTATTCATTGTAAAGGATGATGGGCGAGATTTTAGTGGAGTTAGAAGCTAagatcaaatttaaatttttattattttttattatatacattTGACTCTATTCTGTCACTAACCTTGGTTTTCATattgatatcaaatttgaatttttgttatttttgtttatatatttgacTATATTCTGTCACTAACCTTGGTTTTCATATTGATATCGACAGTAGCATATCAGTTATTTCATGCCTCAAAGTTCAGATATACCTGTCACCAACCAATTGATGCATTACTCATTGAGGtccaaaaacaaatatatggacatacatgtatatattttatcttacctgattatttatttagaaaataaatctaTGGTAGTTTTTTGTCCTCGTTAGACTTCCATCCCCATCGGTGTTAACATTgattcaaaacaaaaagataaatatgtAACAAACTAGGTAAAAAAACTAGGTCAAAATACATGTATTTAATTTGTCGTTTATTACAATATTTACAAACCGAATTGCAAGTCAATTCTCAACATGCCGTTAGCTATATTGTCTTTTTTCTCTCATGACGTTAATTGATATGACATTTTTTTATCCAGTGAGAGATGAataaagagttaaaaaaaatgattatgttAGTTAGTAGTTACGTTTGATGATTGTATGTGTTACTAAATTTGTACTCGAAACTATATATTGCTTTTAgtctattatttttttgaacaatttAATTACTTTTCTTGGATAAGAAAATGCACCTGCAGTTAGACTATTTTCTAAAAACATATGcagtttgtatatatataccaaaaaacatttGTGATTAAAAACACATACATTTATTATGTTCCTTTGGGCACTCAGAATCGTTAATAATTACTGTATACTTTacaaagataaataattataacGCTAATCATTATATAAAGATTTATTGTGTCctacaagaaatataaaaagtCTCTACGACATTGAAAGTTTTGTAATTTTCCTAGAACATGTTGAATTTTCTTCCAGGGTGAAGTATAAGAGCTCTCTATAAAAGGCTACGAATGCATGCCTTTATTTTCGCATCAACCCATAAACTTCTTTTAGCTTCTTATCTCTCGGTTTAACAAACAGAGAGCGAACAAACAATGGGTATAAGCAATGCTATTCCCTCACTTTTGCTCTCAATTTTGATGTTCGGGGTTGTGGGTAATTATGCTCAGCTTACCTCTGATTTTTACTCCACGACCTGCCCTAATGTCACAGTCATTGCTCGGGGTCTGATCGAGCAAGCAAGCCGTAGCGACGTCAGACTCACTGCTAAAGTCATGCGCCTTCACTTTCATGACTGTTTCGTGAACGTAAGATCTATTTCTATTCATTACCATATTTGGGTTCATAATGAAACCGCGTTTTAATGCGCATGCGATCTCATGATTCATGTTAAATCAAAACCAGCACCACATATGAAGGTTTATTAGATAAGGTcgcattatatttttgttatgttaTTGACTTAAATGGGTATTTTCTGTTCATACTCATTGATTAACCAAAAAGAAATACATATTTGTTGTAAATGGCTATGGACAAAATTAATTATAGAGCTCGTTACTTTTTAGATCAACTTGaggtttttaatgtttttaattatatatatttaagtatacaGGAAACCTTGGTTTCCTATTTAGTGACGGTCTTTATAAACCCAAGTTAAAATATTCCAAAAATTATAGACAATAGACTTTGACTAAGAAATTTTAGACATAGTTTTCTTGTTAAAATTAAATCATGCATATAACATTGATCGTCCACGTGTGTGAACACAGGGGTGCGATGGTTCGGTACTGTTGGACGCTGCTCCTGCTGATGGTGTAGAGGGTGAGAAGGAGGCTTTCCAAAACGCTGGCTCTCTGGATGGCTTCGAAGTAATCGATGATATCAAAACCGCACTCGAGAATGTTTGCCCTGGAGTTGTCTCTTGTGCCGATATCCTCGCCATCGCAGCTGAAATCTCTGTCTCATTGGTAATAATACAATTTCTGAAATTTTACGTGCTTTCATATTTTGTCCACAACATGCAGAAATTTACCCAAATTTCATATTTCAAGTTTCTAAACccaaagtaaatatttttaatagaactattttaataattttatcatttaagGCTGGAGGACCGTCATGGGACGTATTGTTAGGAAGGAGAGATGGTCGGACAGCGAACCGCGGGGAAGCGGTGACCGCACTTCCACTAGGACCTGACTCTCTTGAGATCCTTACGTCTAAGTTCTCAGTACATAATCTTGACACTACTGATCTCGTCGCTTTATCTGGTAATTTGTGCATTCTTGTCTTAAATCTTTTGTCATTAGCCATCTTGTAGAAAGATGACTATAATTA includes the following:
- the LOC103845714 gene encoding peroxidase 58; the protein is MGISNAIPSLLLSILMFGVVGNYAQLTSDFYSTTCPNVTVIARGLIEQASRSDVRLTAKVMRLHFHDCFVNGCDGSVLLDAAPADGVEGEKEAFQNAGSLDGFEVIDDIKTALENVCPGVVSCADILAIAAEISVSLAGGPSWDVLLGRRDGRTANRGEAVTALPLGPDSLEILTSKFSVHNLDTTDLVALSGAHTFGRVQCGVITNRLHNFSGNNGQSDPTIEPEFLQTLRRQCPQGGSLTARVNLDDTSPDSFDNDYFKNLQNNRGVIESDQILFSSTGSPTVSLVNRFAENQNEFFGNFARSMIKMGNVKVLTGTEGEIRRDCRRVN
- the LOC103845713 gene encoding peroxidase N, whose protein sequence is MMKTQNKNVLLTIFTLCMICSGARSQLSPAIYDKSCPYLVQIVRKQVNMALKAEIRMAASLIRLHFHDCFVNGCDASVLLDGADSEKLSISNANSARGFEVVDTIKAAVESACPGVVSCADILTLAARESVYMTGGPMWRVALGRKDGLVANQSSANNLPSPFEPLDAIIAKFQAVGLNVTDVVALSGAHTFGQAKCDLFRNRLFNFTGQGSPDATLETTLLSDLRTVCPIGGNGNVTAPLDRNSTDVFDNNYFKNLLQGKGLLSSDQILFSSDLAVNTTKRLVEAYSQSQSLFFRDFTCSMIRMGGIMNPINGSSGEVRKNCRVINN